The following are encoded together in the Syngnathus scovelli strain Florida chromosome 12, RoL_Ssco_1.2, whole genome shotgun sequence genome:
- the edrf1 gene encoding erythroid differentiation-related factor 1 isoform X2, producing the protein MSSSDEYRESGDHSQEESIISTVDNNKHDSAICTGNNSSSEIKSRAVVKYCAAPPPSTYALLQEKTDLKLPPANWLRENPQLGTAGTTVLGSSGKGKPFSSFGMAYDFIDCIGDDVDVVSDSENIKKLLKIPYSKSHVSMAVHRVGRTLLLDELDIQELFMRSSQTGDWTWLKDFYQRLMDQKWQRKKKSKEHWYQKAILSKFLYYSINGDGAAEPVADNLNDDEECGAREFGSSWPTTFTGSDAEETAACKQEHVPMDSKFALGQVTSAASQEQNLPALFNEGENSQGLRNDFVRNIMWTFEDIHMLVGSNMPIFGGGRYPAVSLKLRDNNKPINILTGIDYWLDNLMCNVPELVMCFHVNGIVQKYEMIKTEDIPHLENSTFSTRVVKDIAQNILSFLKSNCTKEGHTYWLFKASGSDIVKLYDLTTLCEEAEEEKSHNPFTLPVAVLLYKVACNLMLNARENRKHYGTIRTLLLNCVKLLDQDRHPQIIASAHYMLSELFQLDEPQEEDEDGGESFRACGSEDSYSNDDREEDDEDLGDDSDDSSEERNSRAQADSKAVAVIRSVGELSVPEKYKSTQLIRPGCTFPISHDKEERCRHVLNYVLKGLKAVDSSIKMESDLPAVDPNTPIPLKYEDGNAARSRSVEKGISPLLERVVPSLVEQKHPTRSGMIPGSWQHQMKLQLFLKASKAYYVLSDAATNLLKYGRALRYIKLSLQSYDAYCSIGGALHPQVLLFHSHCLSLCGDIQLMLAQNSNNRAAYQEEYAYQTKEDQEILHSLNRESSCQAFNMASDLATDPEYQLFVSGKCYEAAYELLLSHALKEEAQEQLAQVLKRLGNIRNEMGVYYMNQAAALQSEQVKTSVSAAEQELWKKSFAFFEKGMKDFEAIGDSTNKALLLCNTGKLMRICAQAHSGISTDDSRGEFSPEEALYYHKAIDYYLRAMRSLSCRQNHEPVWDSVNWELSTTYFTLATLLQDYAPLSRRAPEQIEREVTEAMMKSLKYCDLHTESARQPLYQYRAATIHHRLASMYHSCFRNQVGDERLRKHHRSLAELHYSKAVNLFLSLKDAPCELLRALLERVAFAEFTMAALNSSAAKQKSLNTALEIMVETRCAFQIIHKELLEEQTEASNTALPGPSGCSAAGLNVQEVAKLSALFESRFSDLLLQLIKCMTKTKRKPSKKDEELLQSYKNVYSKLLRCDKNTPLLDRVGLYAELLQQLTPNAEDMLS; encoded by the exons ATGAGCTCTTCAGATGAGTACAGAGAATCTGGGGATCATTCCCAGGAAGAAAGCATCATCTCCACGGTAGACAACAACAAGCAT GACTCGGCTATATGCACGGGAAACAACAGCAGCAGTGAAATCAAGAGCCGGGCTGTGGTCAAGTACTGCGCCGCCCCGCCTCCCAGCACGTATGCCCTGCTGCAGGAGAAGACCGACCTCAAGCTGCCCCCCGCCAACTGGCTGCGAGAGAACCCTCAGCTGGGGACTGCTGGTACCACCGTGTTGGGCTCCAGCGGCAAGGgcaagccgttttcaag TTTTGGAATGGCGTACGACTTTATCGACTGCATCGGGGATGATGTGGACGTCGTATCAGATTCAGAG AACATCAAGAAGCTGTTGAAGATCCCCTACAGTAAGTCACACGTCAGCATGGCCGTCCACCGTGTGGGTCGCACCCTCCTTTTGGACGAGCTGGACATCCAAGAGCTCTTCATGAGATCCTCACAG ACGGGAGATTGGACGTGGTTGAAAGACTTTTACCAGCGCCTTATGGATCAAAAGTGGCAGAGAAAAAAGAAGAGCAAAGAGCATTGGTATCAGAAAGCCATCCTGTCAAAGTTCCTCTATTACAG TATTAATGGCGACGGCGCCGCCGAACCGGTCGCGGACAACTTGAACGACGACGAAGAGTGCGGGGCGCGGGAGTTTGGCTCCTCGTGGCCCACAACCTTCACCGGTTCTGACGCGGAAGAGACGGCTGCTTGTAAACAG GAACATGTCCCCATGGACAGCAAATTCGCTCTAGGCCAGGTGACTTCGGCGGCGTCGCAAGAGCAAAACCTCCCAGCGCTGTTTAACGAAGGCGAAAACAGTCAG GGTTTAAGAAACGACTTTGTGCGAAACATCATGTGGACCTTTGAGGACATTCACATGCTGGTTGGCTCCAATATGCCCATTTTTGGAGGGGGCCGCTATCCGGCTGTCAGCCTCAAACTTAG ggACAACAATAAACCCATCAATATCCTGACGGGCATCGATTATTGGTTGGACAATCTGATGTGTAACGTCCCCGAATTAGTCATGTGCTTTCACGTCAACGGCATCGTTCAG AAATACGAGATGATCAAAACAGAGGACATCCCCCATCTGGAGAACTCGACTTTTTCCACCAGGGTGGTGAAAGACATCGCTCAGAACATTCTTTCTTTCCTCAAGTCCAACTGTACCAAAGAGGGCCACACCTATTGGCTTTTCAAAG CTAGCGGGAGTGACATCGTCAAGCTTTACGATCTTACGACGCTGTGCGAGGAGGCCGAAGAAGAGAAGAGCCACAATCCCTTCACGCTTCCCGTGGCTGTGCTGCTTTACAA AGTGGCATGCAACCTGATGCTCAACGCCCGAGAAAACAGAAAGCACTACGGCACAATCCGAACTCTGCTTTTAAACTGCGTCAAACTTCTGGACCAAGACAGACATCCTCAA ATCATCGCCTCGGCCCACTACATGCTGTCAGAGCTTTTCCAGCTGGACGAGCCTCAAGAGGAAGACGAGGACGGGGGCGAGTCTTTCCGGGCCTGCGGCTCGGAGGACAGCTACAGTAACGATGaccgcgaagaggacgacgaggaCCTGGGGGATGACAGTGATGACAGTAGCGAGGAGAGGAACAGCCGCGCGCAGGCCGACAGCAAAGCCGTGGCTGTCATCCGATCTGTTGGAGAGCTGTCTGTCCCGGAGAAATATAAATCCACTCAGCTCATACGA CCAGGTTGCACTTTCCCCATCTCGCACGACAAAGAGGAACGATGCAGACATGTCCTCAACTATGTATTGAAG GGCCTGAAGGCAGTCGACAGCAGCATCAAGATGGAGAGCGACCTCCCAGCCGTGGACCCCAACACACCCATCCCTCTCAAGTACGAAGACGGAAACGCCGCTCGAAGCCGCTCCGTCGAGAAAGGCATCTCTCCTCTCCTGGAAAGAG TGGTGCCGTCGCTGGTGGAGCAAAAGCATCCGACGCGCTCGGGCATGATCCCCGGCTCGTGGCAGCACCAGATGAAGCTGCAGCTCTTCCTCAAAGCCTCCAAGGCGTACTACGTGCTGTCGGACGCCGCCACCAACCTGCTGAAATACGGCCGCGCTCTGCGCTACATTAAGCTATCTCTGCAAAGCTACG ATGCCTACTGCTCCATTGGTGGTGCGCTCCACCCCCAAGTGCTGCTATTCCACAGCCACTGCCTCTCGCTATGCGGGGACATCCAGCTCATGTTGGCCCAGAATTCCAACAACAGAGCCGCGTACCAGGAGGAGTACGCCTACCAGACCAAAGAAGACCAGGAGATCTTACACAGCCTGAATAGAGAGAGCAGCTGCCAAG CGTTCAACATGGCAAGCGATCTGGCCACGGACCCCGAGTACCAGCTGTTTGTAAGCGGCAAGTGCTACGAGGCCGCCTACGAGTTGCTTCTCTCGCACGCCTTGAAGGAGGAAGCCCAGGAGCAGCTGGCTCAGGTGCTCAAGCGGCTGGGGAACATCCGCAACGAGATGGGCGTCTACTACATGAACCAAGCGGCAGCCTTGCAGAGTGAGCAAG TCAAGACCTCGGTGTCGGCCGCCGAGCAGGAGCTGTGGAAAAAGAGCTTTGCCTTCTTTGAGAAGGGCATGAAGGACTTTGAGGCCATTGGGGACAGCACCAACAAGGCGCTGCTGCTGTGCAACACGGGCAAGCTGATGAGGATCTGCGCCCAGGCCCACTCGGGCATCTCCACGGATGACAGCAGAGGGGAGTTCTCCCCCGAAGAGGCGCTCTACTACCACAAG GCCATAGACTACTACCTGCGTGCCATGAGGTCGTTGTCATGCCGACAGAACCACGAACCGGTTTGGGACAGCGTCAACTGGGAGCTGTCCACCACATATTTCACGCTGGCCACGCTTCTGCAGGACTACGCGCCTCTTTCCAGGAGGGCTCCGGAACAG ATTGAGCGAGAGGTGACCGAGGCCATGATGAAATCACTCAAGTACTGCGACCTGCACACAGAGTCTGCCCGCCAGCCGCTGTACCAGTACAGGGCGGCCACCATCCACCACCGACTCGCCTCCATGTACCACAGCTGCTTCCGCAATCAG GTGGGGGATGAGCGCTTGAGGAAGCACCACCGGAGCCTGGCCGAGCTCCACTACAGCAAGGCTGTCAATTTGTTCCTCAGCCTCAAAGACGCGCCGTGCGAGTTGCTCCGAGCGCTACTGGAGAGGGTGGCTTTTGCAGAGTTCACCATGGCAG CTCTGAACAGCAGCGCGGCCAAGCAGAAGAGCCTGAATACTGCTCTGGAGATCATGGTGGAGACTCGCTGTGCCTTCCAGATCATTCACAAAGAACTACTTGAGGAGCAGACCGAG GCAAGCAACACAGCTCTTCCGGGACCTTCAGGCTGCTCTGCGGCCGGACTGAACGTCCAGGAAGTGGCCAAGCTGAGCGCTCTGTTCGAGTCGCGCTTCTCCGACCTGCTCCTGCAACTCATCAAGTGCATGACTAAAACCAAACGCAAACCCAG CAAAAAAGACGAAGAGCTCCTGCAAAGCTACAAGAACGTTTACTCCAAGCTGCTGCGCTGCGACAAGAACACGCCGCTGCTCGACCGCGTCGGCCTCTACGCCGAACTACTGCAGCAGCTCACACCGAACGCCGAAGATATGTTATCATGA
- the tex36 gene encoding testis-expressed protein 36, with amino-acid sequence MVKGGKRYSSESMGNDGKWFPHPDAQPFEGRNREMSTSTGRMLTQIHAQLPQAFKFERFTKTRTDKSRAYPSSNHDNKLSVKDSIIVFDDGAGRKKCDEGVSHHKSHFCMCHHGVPLTMERNSVYGADFAEQPIVEATRSRRFTRDHQTKCGEASLDGGDFMWFGQDAYDDYDSLEVLGFANLNAGSRPL; translated from the exons ATGGTAAAAGGTGGCAAGCGTTATTCATCAGAATCAATGGGGAACGACGGCAAATGG TTTCCTCATCCAGATGCCCAGCCCTTCGAGGGGAGGAATCGTGAGATGTCCACGAGCACCGGGAGGATGCTGACTCAGATTCACGCTCAATTGCCGCAAGCTTTTAAGTTCGAACGCTTTACCAAGACGAGAACAGAC AAATCAAGAGCATATCCAAGTTCAAATCATGACAACAAGCTATCCGTCAAGGACAGTATCATCGTCTTTGATGAT GGTGCAGGCCGTAAAAAATGCGACGAGGGAGTCAGTCACCACAAATCTCACTTCTGCATGTGCCACCACGGGGTCCCGCTCACCATGGAGAGAAATTCGGTCTACGGGGCTGATTTTGCAGAGCAACCCATCGTGGAAGCCACCAGGAGTCGGCGCTTTACACGCGACCATCAGACCAAGTGCGGGGAGGCGTCTCTAGACGGAGGAGACTTCATGTGGTTTGGACAAGACGCTTACGATGACTACGACAGCCTGGAAGTGCTGGGATTCGCCAACCTCAATGCGGGCTCCAGACCTCTGTAA
- the edrf1 gene encoding erythroid differentiation-related factor 1 isoform X1, whose product MSSSDEYRESGDHSQEESIISTVDNNKHDSAICTGNNSSSEIKSRAVVKYCAAPPPSTYALLQEKTDLKLPPANWLRENPQLGTAGTTVLGSSGKGKPFSSFGMAYDFIDCIGDDVDVVSDSENIKKLLKIPYSKSHVSMAVHRVGRTLLLDELDIQELFMRSSQTGDWTWLKDFYQRLMDQKWQRKKKSKEHWYQKAILSKFLYYSINGDGAAEPVADNLNDDEECGAREFGSSWPTTFTGSDAEETAACKQEHVPMDSKFALGQVTSAASQEQNLPALFNEGENSQGLRNDFVRNIMWTFEDIHMLVGSNMPIFGGGRYPAVSLKLRDNNKPINILTGIDYWLDNLMCNVPELVMCFHVNGIVQKYEMIKTEDIPHLENSTFSTRVVKDIAQNILSFLKSNCTKEGHTYWLFKASGSDIVKLYDLTTLCEEAEEEKSHNPFTLPVAVLLYKVACNLMLNARENRKHYGTIRTLLLNCVKLLDQDRHPQIIASAHYMLSELFQLDEPQEEDEDGGESFRACGSEDSYSNDDREEDDEDLGDDSDDSSEERNSRAQADSKAVAVIRSVGELSVPEKYKSTQLIRPGCTFPISHDKEERCRHVLNYVLKGLKAVDSSIKMESDLPAVDPNTPIPLKYEDGNAARSRSVEKGISPLLERVVPSLVEQKHPTRSGMIPGSWQHQMKLQLFLKASKAYYVLSDAATNLLKYGRALRYIKLSLQSYDAYCSIGGALHPQVLLFHSHCLSLCGDIQLMLAQNSNNRAAYQEEYAYQTKEDQEILHSLNRESSCQGQQHTHSGRDGGQVLTIPLWTSSAFNMASDLATDPEYQLFVSGKCYEAAYELLLSHALKEEAQEQLAQVLKRLGNIRNEMGVYYMNQAAALQSEQVKTSVSAAEQELWKKSFAFFEKGMKDFEAIGDSTNKALLLCNTGKLMRICAQAHSGISTDDSRGEFSPEEALYYHKAIDYYLRAMRSLSCRQNHEPVWDSVNWELSTTYFTLATLLQDYAPLSRRAPEQIEREVTEAMMKSLKYCDLHTESARQPLYQYRAATIHHRLASMYHSCFRNQVGDERLRKHHRSLAELHYSKAVNLFLSLKDAPCELLRALLERVAFAEFTMAALNSSAAKQKSLNTALEIMVETRCAFQIIHKELLEEQTEASNTALPGPSGCSAAGLNVQEVAKLSALFESRFSDLLLQLIKCMTKTKRKPSKKDEELLQSYKNVYSKLLRCDKNTPLLDRVGLYAELLQQLTPNAEDMLS is encoded by the exons ATGAGCTCTTCAGATGAGTACAGAGAATCTGGGGATCATTCCCAGGAAGAAAGCATCATCTCCACGGTAGACAACAACAAGCAT GACTCGGCTATATGCACGGGAAACAACAGCAGCAGTGAAATCAAGAGCCGGGCTGTGGTCAAGTACTGCGCCGCCCCGCCTCCCAGCACGTATGCCCTGCTGCAGGAGAAGACCGACCTCAAGCTGCCCCCCGCCAACTGGCTGCGAGAGAACCCTCAGCTGGGGACTGCTGGTACCACCGTGTTGGGCTCCAGCGGCAAGGgcaagccgttttcaag TTTTGGAATGGCGTACGACTTTATCGACTGCATCGGGGATGATGTGGACGTCGTATCAGATTCAGAG AACATCAAGAAGCTGTTGAAGATCCCCTACAGTAAGTCACACGTCAGCATGGCCGTCCACCGTGTGGGTCGCACCCTCCTTTTGGACGAGCTGGACATCCAAGAGCTCTTCATGAGATCCTCACAG ACGGGAGATTGGACGTGGTTGAAAGACTTTTACCAGCGCCTTATGGATCAAAAGTGGCAGAGAAAAAAGAAGAGCAAAGAGCATTGGTATCAGAAAGCCATCCTGTCAAAGTTCCTCTATTACAG TATTAATGGCGACGGCGCCGCCGAACCGGTCGCGGACAACTTGAACGACGACGAAGAGTGCGGGGCGCGGGAGTTTGGCTCCTCGTGGCCCACAACCTTCACCGGTTCTGACGCGGAAGAGACGGCTGCTTGTAAACAG GAACATGTCCCCATGGACAGCAAATTCGCTCTAGGCCAGGTGACTTCGGCGGCGTCGCAAGAGCAAAACCTCCCAGCGCTGTTTAACGAAGGCGAAAACAGTCAG GGTTTAAGAAACGACTTTGTGCGAAACATCATGTGGACCTTTGAGGACATTCACATGCTGGTTGGCTCCAATATGCCCATTTTTGGAGGGGGCCGCTATCCGGCTGTCAGCCTCAAACTTAG ggACAACAATAAACCCATCAATATCCTGACGGGCATCGATTATTGGTTGGACAATCTGATGTGTAACGTCCCCGAATTAGTCATGTGCTTTCACGTCAACGGCATCGTTCAG AAATACGAGATGATCAAAACAGAGGACATCCCCCATCTGGAGAACTCGACTTTTTCCACCAGGGTGGTGAAAGACATCGCTCAGAACATTCTTTCTTTCCTCAAGTCCAACTGTACCAAAGAGGGCCACACCTATTGGCTTTTCAAAG CTAGCGGGAGTGACATCGTCAAGCTTTACGATCTTACGACGCTGTGCGAGGAGGCCGAAGAAGAGAAGAGCCACAATCCCTTCACGCTTCCCGTGGCTGTGCTGCTTTACAA AGTGGCATGCAACCTGATGCTCAACGCCCGAGAAAACAGAAAGCACTACGGCACAATCCGAACTCTGCTTTTAAACTGCGTCAAACTTCTGGACCAAGACAGACATCCTCAA ATCATCGCCTCGGCCCACTACATGCTGTCAGAGCTTTTCCAGCTGGACGAGCCTCAAGAGGAAGACGAGGACGGGGGCGAGTCTTTCCGGGCCTGCGGCTCGGAGGACAGCTACAGTAACGATGaccgcgaagaggacgacgaggaCCTGGGGGATGACAGTGATGACAGTAGCGAGGAGAGGAACAGCCGCGCGCAGGCCGACAGCAAAGCCGTGGCTGTCATCCGATCTGTTGGAGAGCTGTCTGTCCCGGAGAAATATAAATCCACTCAGCTCATACGA CCAGGTTGCACTTTCCCCATCTCGCACGACAAAGAGGAACGATGCAGACATGTCCTCAACTATGTATTGAAG GGCCTGAAGGCAGTCGACAGCAGCATCAAGATGGAGAGCGACCTCCCAGCCGTGGACCCCAACACACCCATCCCTCTCAAGTACGAAGACGGAAACGCCGCTCGAAGCCGCTCCGTCGAGAAAGGCATCTCTCCTCTCCTGGAAAGAG TGGTGCCGTCGCTGGTGGAGCAAAAGCATCCGACGCGCTCGGGCATGATCCCCGGCTCGTGGCAGCACCAGATGAAGCTGCAGCTCTTCCTCAAAGCCTCCAAGGCGTACTACGTGCTGTCGGACGCCGCCACCAACCTGCTGAAATACGGCCGCGCTCTGCGCTACATTAAGCTATCTCTGCAAAGCTACG ATGCCTACTGCTCCATTGGTGGTGCGCTCCACCCCCAAGTGCTGCTATTCCACAGCCACTGCCTCTCGCTATGCGGGGACATCCAGCTCATGTTGGCCCAGAATTCCAACAACAGAGCCGCGTACCAGGAGGAGTACGCCTACCAGACCAAAGAAGACCAGGAGATCTTACACAGCCTGAATAGAGAGAGCAGCTGCCAAGGTCAGCAACACACTCACAGTGGTCGCGATGGAGGCCAGGTCCTCACAATTCCTCTTTGGACCTCTTCAGCGTTCAACATGGCAAGCGATCTGGCCACGGACCCCGAGTACCAGCTGTTTGTAAGCGGCAAGTGCTACGAGGCCGCCTACGAGTTGCTTCTCTCGCACGCCTTGAAGGAGGAAGCCCAGGAGCAGCTGGCTCAGGTGCTCAAGCGGCTGGGGAACATCCGCAACGAGATGGGCGTCTACTACATGAACCAAGCGGCAGCCTTGCAGAGTGAGCAAG TCAAGACCTCGGTGTCGGCCGCCGAGCAGGAGCTGTGGAAAAAGAGCTTTGCCTTCTTTGAGAAGGGCATGAAGGACTTTGAGGCCATTGGGGACAGCACCAACAAGGCGCTGCTGCTGTGCAACACGGGCAAGCTGATGAGGATCTGCGCCCAGGCCCACTCGGGCATCTCCACGGATGACAGCAGAGGGGAGTTCTCCCCCGAAGAGGCGCTCTACTACCACAAG GCCATAGACTACTACCTGCGTGCCATGAGGTCGTTGTCATGCCGACAGAACCACGAACCGGTTTGGGACAGCGTCAACTGGGAGCTGTCCACCACATATTTCACGCTGGCCACGCTTCTGCAGGACTACGCGCCTCTTTCCAGGAGGGCTCCGGAACAG ATTGAGCGAGAGGTGACCGAGGCCATGATGAAATCACTCAAGTACTGCGACCTGCACACAGAGTCTGCCCGCCAGCCGCTGTACCAGTACAGGGCGGCCACCATCCACCACCGACTCGCCTCCATGTACCACAGCTGCTTCCGCAATCAG GTGGGGGATGAGCGCTTGAGGAAGCACCACCGGAGCCTGGCCGAGCTCCACTACAGCAAGGCTGTCAATTTGTTCCTCAGCCTCAAAGACGCGCCGTGCGAGTTGCTCCGAGCGCTACTGGAGAGGGTGGCTTTTGCAGAGTTCACCATGGCAG CTCTGAACAGCAGCGCGGCCAAGCAGAAGAGCCTGAATACTGCTCTGGAGATCATGGTGGAGACTCGCTGTGCCTTCCAGATCATTCACAAAGAACTACTTGAGGAGCAGACCGAG GCAAGCAACACAGCTCTTCCGGGACCTTCAGGCTGCTCTGCGGCCGGACTGAACGTCCAGGAAGTGGCCAAGCTGAGCGCTCTGTTCGAGTCGCGCTTCTCCGACCTGCTCCTGCAACTCATCAAGTGCATGACTAAAACCAAACGCAAACCCAG CAAAAAAGACGAAGAGCTCCTGCAAAGCTACAAGAACGTTTACTCCAAGCTGCTGCGCTGCGACAAGAACACGCCGCTGCTCGACCGCGTCGGCCTCTACGCCGAACTACTGCAGCAGCTCACACCGAACGCCGAAGATATGTTATCATGA
- the si:ch1073-143l10.2 gene encoding autophagy-related protein 16-1, whose protein sequence is MASWKNHVHAQLQRRNQKEKHPYEGVYRSLSQLEERFEIRRQFLEDVQSTSSQGGENVRLLQLGLRESEHLVDKLSQTVSDLTTVLHLKDAELQHWQSRVSHHRQEALTLAKTSNTLKTTLYQHEYTIEQQMKELATLHTEQSSLKEALSQAWNEKENLLRRWMEEKKQEADRLNKYNDAQERWRRVARRFRRHLYKNGKKASEPVASSS, encoded by the exons ATGGCGAGCTGGAAGAATCATGTGCATGCTCAACTGCAACGTAGaaatcaaaaagaaaaacatccatACGAGGGCGTGTATAGAAGTT TGTCTCAATTGGAAGAACGCTTTGAAATTCGCCGACAGTTCTTGGAGGACGTCCAGTCAACAAG CTCACAAGGTGGGGAAAATGTCAGATTACTTCAACTTGGCCTCAGAGAAAGTGAGCATCTTGTTGATAAG TTGTCTCAGACTGTCTCCGATTTGACCACCGTGCTGCATCTGAAAGATGCTGAGCTGCAGCACTGGCAGTCACG TGTGTCCCACCACCGCCAAGAGGCTCTCACTCTGGCTAAGACAAGCAACACCCTGAAGACAACCCTTTACCAACATGAGTACACCATCGAGCAACAAATGAAAGAACTGGCCACCCTGCACACGGAGCAAAGCAGCCTGAAGGAGGCGCTGTCGCAGGCTTGGAACGAGAAGGAGAATCTTCTGCGGCGGTGgatggaggagaagaagcaggagGCGGACAGGCTGAATAAATACAACGACGCACAGGAGAG GTGGCGACGTGTGGCCAGGCGCTTCAGAAGGCACCTGTACAAGAATGGGAAGAAAGCCAGTGAGCCTGTCGCAAGCAGCTCTTAA